In Exiguobacterium acetylicum, the genomic stretch GTCGAATGGGGCGATCTCGATTACTTGTTGCTTGATCTTCCACCGGGGACAGGAGATGTCGCACTCGACATTCATTCTATGCTCCCAAGTTGTCAGGAAGTCATCGTCACGACACCTCACGCGACAGCCGCTTTCGTTGCAGCACGAGCAGGAGCAATGGCAATCAAAACGAACCATCGTCTCCTCGGAATCGTCGAGAACATGGCGTACTTTGAAAGCAAAGTGACAGGCGAAAAAGAATATGTCTTCGGTAGTGGGGGCGGAGAGAGGTTGTCAGAAGCGTTAAAAACCGATATTCTAGCTAAGATTCCACTTGGACAACCATATGCGAACGATGCGGACTTCGCCCCATCGATCTATCGCGATGATCATCCATTTGAGACGTACTATAATGAACTCGCCACGCGTGTCATCGAAAAAGTAGAGGGATAAGAATGAAGATTAAAGGATTTTTGAAGCTGTTTTGGATGACGCTCCTAATCGGAACGCTCGCCGGCTTCGTGTTTAACTTGGTAGCGGAACCTGGATATATCCGAAATCAATCGATTAGCGGATATGTGACGGCTCTCTCCTACAGTAGTACGTGGACAGCCATCAGTTTGATGGGATTCTTCTCGTACTTGATCTTACACCGCGTCGGACTCGATTTATTCCGCGGCGCAAAGCTTTGGAACCGTGTCCAGGTCGTCTTGATCGCATTTGCACTATTTGATGGTGTCTATCTACGCGGATTAGCATACGGCTTTGATAAGACGAGCCTTTATATTGGTGAAATGGTCGTCTTGCTTTTAATTGCATTCTTAGTCGCGCGGACGAAAGCACGGGAAACGAACTTTACAGCGTTCATTCCAACATTGTTCCTCATGACAGTCATCACGTTGATCGAATGGGTACCTGCTTTGCAGGCAACACAAGATAAACGAATGTTATGGGCGGCGCTTGCGACACTTTTAATCTGTAATGCGTATCAGATTCTAATGCTGCATCGCTTGCAAGAAAAGCCGGCTTCTCAAGGACAATCGCAAAAACAGGCGTAACGAAAAAGACCCGCGAACGGGTAGTGTTTTACCGGTTCAAGCGGGTCTATCTTTTTTCTAAAGTTTTTTTAGAAAAACAGTTGACGAAAAAAACAAGAGTTGATATATTAATACATGTCGCTGAGGCACACGCCAAACGCGAGCGTCACAGACGAAAAAAACTTCAAAAAAGTAATTGACATCACATATTACTTTACTGTAAGATTTAAAAGTCGTCAAATGACATATTGGACTTTGAAAACTGAACGATGAGGCAAAAATCGTATTCTACGGAATACAAAAAACGAATGAAGCGCAAGCTTCGTCAATCGTGACTTCGGTCACAACAACGAGCAAGTCAAACACTTCATGGAGAGTTTGATCCTGGCTCAGGACGAACGCTGGCGGCGTGCCTAATACATGCAAGTCGAGCGCAGGAAACTGACGGAACTCTTCGGAGGGAAGGCAGTGGAATGAGCGGCGGACGGGTGAGTAACACGTAAGGAACCTGCCTCAAGGATTGGGATAACTCCGAGAAATCGGAGCTAATACCGGATAGTTCATCGGACCGCATGGTCCGTTGATGAAAGGCGCTCCGGCGTCACCTTGAGATGGCCTTGCGGTGCATTAGCTAGTTGGTGGGGTAACGGCCCACCAAGGCGACGATGCATAGCCGACCTGAGAGGGTGATCGGCCACACTGGGACTGAGACACGGCCCAGACTCCTACGGGAGGCAGCAGTAGGGAATCTTCCACAATGGACGAAAGTCTGATGGAGCAACGCCGCGTGAGTGATGAAGGTTTTCGGATCGTAAAACTCTGTTGTAAGGGAAGAACACGTACGAGAGGAAATGCTCGTACCTTGACGGTACCTTACGAGAAAGCCACGGCTAACTACGTGCCAGCAGCCGCGGTAATACGTAGGTGGCAAGCGTTGTCCGGAATTATTGGGCGTAAAGCGCGCGCAGGCGGCCTTTTAAGTCTGATGTGAAAGCCCCCGGCTCAACCGGGGAGGGCCATTGGAAACTGGAAGGCTTGAGTACAGAAGAGAAGAGTGGAATTCCACGTGTAGCGGTGAAATGCGTAGAGATGTGGAGGAACACCAGTGGCGAAGGCGACTCTTTGGTCTGTAACTGACGCTGAGGCGCGAAAGCGTGGGGAGCAAACAGGATTAGATACCCTGGTAGTCCACGCCGTAAACGATGAGTGCTAGGTGTTGGGGGGTTTCCGCCCCTCAGTGCTGAAGCTAACGCATTAAGCACTCCGCCTGGGGAGTACGGCCGCAAGGCTGAAACTCAAAGGAATTGACGGGGACCCGCACAAGCGGTGGAGCATGTGGTTTAATTCGAAGCAACGCGAAGAACCTTACCAACTCTTGACATCCCATTGACCGCTTGAGAGATCAAGTTTTCCCTTCGGGGACAATGGTGACAGGTGGTGCATGGTTGTCGTCAGCTCGTGTCGTGAGATGTTGGGTTAAGTCCCGCAACGAGCGCAACCCCTATCCTTAGTTGCCAGCATTCAGTTGGGCACTCTAGGGAGACTGCCGGTGACAAACCGGAGGAAGGTGGGGATGACGTCAAATCATCATGCCCCTTATGAGTTGGGCTACACACGTGCTACAATGGACGGTACAAAGGGCAGCGAGACCGCGAGGTGGAGCCAATCCCATAAAGCCGTTCCCAGTTCGGATTGCAGGCTGCAACTCGCCTGCATGAAGTCGGAATCGCTAGTAATCGCAGGTCAGCATACTGCGGTGAATACGTTCCCGGGTCTTGTACACACCGCCCGTCACACCACGAGAGTTTGCAACACCCGAAGCCGGTGAGGTAACCGCAAGGAGCCAGCCGTCGAAGGTGGGGTAGATGATTGGGGTGAAGTCGTAACAAGGTAGCCGTATCGGAAGGTGCGGCTGGATCACCTCCTTTCTAAGGAAAACGTCCCTTACGGGACATGCCCATCGTTCAGTTTTGAGAGTCTAATTCTCTCTAGTCATGGAATGGGCCTATAGCTCAGCCGGTTAGAGCGCAC encodes the following:
- a CDS encoding KinB-signaling pathway activation protein, which produces MKIKGFLKLFWMTLLIGTLAGFVFNLVAEPGYIRNQSISGYVTALSYSSTWTAISLMGFFSYLILHRVGLDLFRGAKLWNRVQVVLIAFALFDGVYLRGLAYGFDKTSLYIGEMVVLLLIAFLVARTKARETNFTAFIPTLFLMTVITLIEWVPALQATQDKRMLWAALATLLICNAYQILMLHRLQEKPASQGQSQKQA